Proteins from one Ricinus communis isolate WT05 ecotype wild-type chromosome 9, ASM1957865v1, whole genome shotgun sequence genomic window:
- the LOC8263737 gene encoding uncharacterized protein LOC8263737: protein MRVAVVGGGISGLVSAYVLAKDGVEVVLYEKEEYLGGHAKTVCFDGVDLDLGFMVFNCVTYPNMMEFFESLGVDMELSDMSFSVSLDNGKGYEWGSRNGLPGLFAQKTNAFNPYFWQMIREVIKFKDDVLSYLEVLENNPDIDRNETLGNFIKSRGYSELFQKAYLVPMCGSIWSCPSEKVMSFSAYSILSFCRNHHLLQLFGRPQWLTVKCRSHSYVHKVREKLESWGCVIRTGHEVHLVSTNDKGCTVLCGDGSEEQYSRCIIGVHAPDALKLLGNQATFDEKRVLGAFQYLYSEIFLHRDKKFMPQKPTAWSAWNFLGNTDNKVCLTYWLNVLQNLGETNLPFLVTLNPDHTPDNTLLKWTTGHPVPSVAASKASLELEHIQGRRGLWFCGAYQGYGFHEDGLKSGMVAAHSLLEKSCAILSNPKHMVPSLLETGARLFVSRFLGQYISTGRVILLEEGGTIFTFEGTAKKCFSQTVMKVHNPQFYWKIMTQADLGLADAYINGDFSFVDKDEGLLNLFMVLIVNRDANKPESELNKRKGWWTPMLFTASIASAKFFFRHVSRQNSLTQARRNISRHYDLSNDLFSLFLDETMTYSSAVFKTEDEDLKAAQMRKISLLIGKARINKEHEILEIGCGWGTLAIEVVKRTGCKYTGITLSEEQLKYAEERVKEAGLQDSIRFQLRDYRQLPDTCKYDRIISCEMIEAVGHEYMEKFFSCCESVLAKDGVIVLQFISIPEERYEEYRRSSDFIKEYIFPGGCLPSLTRITTAMAASTRLCVEHVENIGIHYYQTLRYWRKNFVENKSKIMALGFNEKFIRTWEYYFDYCAAGFKTLTLGNYQVVLSRPGNVAALGNPYKEFPAAC, encoded by the exons GTAACATATCCAAATATGATGGAGTTCTTTGAAAGTCTTGGAGTAGATATGGAATTATCTGATATGTCATTCTCGGTTAGCTTAGACAACGGTAAAGGTTATGAATGGGGCAGCAGAAATGGCCTGCCAGGTTTGTTTGCTCAGAAAACGAATGCATTCAATCCATACTTTTGGCAAATGATTCGTGAAGTCATCAAGTTTAAAGATGATGTCCTCAG TTATCTTGAGGTGCTTGAGAACAATCCTGACATTGATAGAAATGAAACATTAGGGAATTTTATCAAGTCACGGGGTTACTCTGAGTTATTTCAAAAGGCTTATCTT GTTCCAATGTGTGGTTCAATATGGTCCTGCCCTTCAGAAAAAGTTATGAGCTTCTCTGCTTACTCTATTCTCTCATTTTGCCGTAACCACCATTTACTTCAG CTCTTTGGCCGTCCACAGTGGCTTACTGTTAAATGTAGATCACATTCTTATGTCCATAAG GTCAGAGAAAAGCTGGAAAGCTGGGGCTGTGTAATAAGAACTGGCCACGAGGTACACTTAGTTTCCACTAATGATAAGG GTTGCACAGTGTTATGTGGAGATGGTTCTGAAGAACAGTACAGTAGGTGTATAATTGGTGTTCATGCCCCAGAtgctttaaaattattaggaaACCAAGCAACATTTGATGAAAAAAGAGTACTTGGTGCTTTCCAGTATCTGTACAG TGAGATCTTTCTTCACCGCGATAAAAAGTTTATGCCCCAAAAGCCAACAGCATGGAGTGCATGGAATTTTTTAGGAAATACGGATAATAAAGTATGCCTGACATACTGGCTTAATGTGCTTCAG AATCTTGGTGAAACAAATCTACCTTTCCTTGTGACACTAAATCCGGATCATACACCAGATAATACCTTACTAAAGTGGACAACTGGCCATCCAGTCCCATCCGTAGCTGCATCAAAAGCTTCACTTGAACTTGAACATATTCAAGGAAGAAGAGGACTTTGGTTTTGTGGAGCATACCAGG GTTATGGCTTCCATGAGGATGGACTGAAG TCTGGCATGGTTGCGGCCCATAGTTTGCTTGAAAAAAGTTGTGCTATTCTGAGCAATCCAAAACACATGGTACCTTCTCTGTTAGAAACTGGGGCGCGCCTTTTTGTTtctagatttcttggacaatATATCTCTACTGGCCGTGTAAT TTTATTGGAGGAAGGAGGCACGATTTTTACCTTTGAGGGCACTGCGAAAAAGTGTTTCTCGCAAACTGTTATGAAAGTTCACAATCCCCAGTTTTACTGGAAG ATAATGACACAGGCTGATTTAGGCCTAGCAGATGCATATATCAATGGCGATTTTTCATTTGTTGACAAAGATGAGGGCCTTCTAAACCTTTTCATG GTTCTCATTGTCAATAGAGATGCTAATAAACCTGAATCGGAATTGAATAAGAGAAA GGGTTGGTGGACTCCAATGTTATTCACAGCTAGTATTGCATCtgcaaaatttttctttcggCACGTTTCGAGGCAAAATTCTCTTACACAGGCTCGCAGGAATATCTCTCGTCATTATGACCTG AGTAATGATTTGTTTTCTCTGTTCTTGGATGAAACAATGACATACTCCTCTGCTGTATTTAAG ACAGAAGATGAAGACTTGAAAGCTGCACAGATGCGAAAAATTTCACTTCTGATTGGAAAA GCAAGAATCAATAAGGAACATGAAATTCTTGAGATTGGTTGTGGTTGGGGAACCTTAGCTATCGAGGTTGTCAAACGAACTGGATGTAAATACACTGGTATCACTCTATCTGAGGAGCAACTAAAATATGCAGAAGAAAGAGTGAAGGAAGCTGGTCTCCAG GATAGTATCAGATTTCAACTCCGTGACTATCGCCAGTTGCCTGATACTTGCAAATATGACAGAATCATATCATG tGAAATGATAGAAGCTGTTGGACATGAATACATGGAAAAGTTTTTCAGTTGCTGCGAATCAGTATTAGCTAAAGATGGGGTTATCGTTCTACAG TTCATTTCAATTCCAGAAGAACGGTATGAGGAGTACAGGAGAAGTTCAGACTTTATTAAGGAATATATATTCCCAGGTGGATGTTTGCCATCATTAACAAGGATAACAACGGCCATGGCTGCTTCAACAAGACTCTG CGTGGAGCATGTGGAGAATATAGGAATTCATTACTATCAAACACTCAGATATTGGAGAAAGAATTTCGTGGAGAATAAGAG CAAAATTATGGCTCTGGGATTCAATGAAAAGTTCATCAGAACATGGGagtattattttgattactGTGCAGCTGGGTTCAAGACACTCACACTTGGAAACTATCAG GTTGTTCTGTCGAGGCCTGGCAATGTTGCTGCACTGGGCAATCCATACAAAGAATTTCCTGCAGCTTGTTGA